A single window of Amyelois transitella isolate CPQ chromosome 17, ilAmyTran1.1, whole genome shotgun sequence DNA harbors:
- the LOC106134314 gene encoding probable ribonuclease ZC3H12C isoform X2, with amino-acid sequence MRQRHMLGSLRAEYAAFAHALCHATRANSNAIMYAIDNTQKYVESSLGWAGERGEDSSYDSECEDESAHRAASRTPSDTLAAEFAEYVTLAPLPQPNQAKIEFAVKLGYSERLARIALQRLGPDPPRNELLAELIKLAAKQPPRTLSPPPPTDPDPPPDREQLRQIVIDGSNVAMSHGNKEVFSCRGIEICVDWFRARGHKDIIVFVPKWRKEASRPDNPVADRDALERLERDRVLVYTPSRLVGGKRLVCYDDRYILRLAADTDGIVVSNDNYRDLAAENPEFRKVVEERLLMYSFVNDRFMPPDDPLGRSGPTLDAFLRAPPSRADPPPACPYGRKCTYGNKCKFHHPERAGRPHKSVAEKLSERAARALRARDLHTVSLPPGGRPADSKRPLARAHSAAPRLADAALATHFERAQLQLPGPSQPPPDANPHRKLARQLTLNPASDPRLPHAAAARVASAPAGAAGAALAQLSPCASEGALQHWDARRRMHFHLAGIFPEAQVAEAMAAYPEETDAQTMCAIILARYRPSEARLPRQPPH; translated from the exons ATGCGCCAGCGCCACATGCTAGGCAGTCTCCGCGCGGAGTACGCCGCGTTCGCACACGCGCTATGCCACGCCACACGCGCGAATTCTAACGCTATTATGTACGCGATCGACAACACCCAG aaATATGTGGAGTCATCACTGGGCTGGGCAGGCGAACGTGGGGAAGACTCGAGTTACGATTCGGAGTGTGAAGACGAGAGCGCGCACCGCGCCGCCTCCCGCACGCCGTCCGACACTCTAGCGGCGGAGTTCGCTGAATATGTGACGCTTGCGCCGTTGCCGCAGCCAAAccag GCGAAGATCGAGTTTGCTGTGAAGTTGGGTTATTCTGAACGACTAGCAAGGATAGCTTTACAAAGGCTGGGACCTGATCCCCCCAGGAATGAATTATTGGCGGAGCTCATCAAACTGGCCGCTAAGCAGCCGCCAAGAACACTTTCTCCGCCGCCACCAACTGACCCTGACCCACCGCCCGATAGGGAACAACTTCGCCAAATCGTCATAGATGGCAGCAATGTCGCGATGAG CCATGGCAACAAAGAGGTGTTTTCGTGCCGAGGAATAGAAATTTGCGTTGACTGGTTCCGGGCCCGCGGGCATAAAGACATCATAGTTTTTGTACCAAAATGGCGCAAGGAGGCCTCACGACCAGACAACCCGGTCGCCGACCGAGACGCGCTCGAGAGACTCGAACGAGACAGAGTATTAGTATACACTCCGAGTCGCCTCGTCGGGGGCAAGAGGCTGGTTTGCTACGACGACAGGTACATCCTCCGACTCGCCGCCGACACTGACGGTATTGTCGTGTCCAACGATAACTACAGAGACCTCGCAGCCGAGAATCCGGAATTCCGCAAAGTGGTCGAGGAACGACTCCTCATGTATTCCTTCGTCAACGATAGATTCATGCCGCCCGACGACCCACTGGGACGATCGGGGCCAACACTCGACGCATTTTTACGCGCACCACCGTCTCGCGCCGATCCTCCCCCGGCGTGCCCCTACGGACGGAAATGTACGTACGGCAACAAATGCAAGTTCCACCATCCCGAGCGCGCCGGGCGCCCGCACAAGTCCGTGGCCGAGAAGTTGTCCGAaagggcggcgcgggcgctgAGGGCTCGCGATTTGCACACCGTCAGTTTGCCGCCGGGCGGACGTCCGGCGGACTCCAAGCGGCCGCTGGCGCGGGCGCACTCGGCCGCGCCGCGCCTGGCCGACGCCGCGCTCGCCACCCACTTCGAGCGCGCGCAGCTGCAGCTGCCCGGGCCGTCGCAGCCGCCGCCGGACGCCAACCCGCACCGCAAGCTGGCGCGCCAGCTGACGCTGAACCCGGCCAGCGACCCGCGGCTGCCGcacgcggcggcggcgcgcgtgGCGTCGGCGCCGGCgggggcggcgggcgcggcgctcGCGCAGCTGTCCCCGTGCGCGTCCGAGGGCGCGCTGCAGCACTGGGACGCGCGCCGCCGCATGCATTTCCACCTCGCCGGCATATTCCCCGAAGCTCAAGTCGCGGAAGCGATGGCGGCCTACCCTGAGGAGACGGACGCCCAAACCATGTGCGCGATAATTCTTGCGAGATACAGGCCGAGCGAGGCGAGGCTGCCCCGCCAACCGCCGCACTGA
- the LOC106134314 gene encoding probable ribonuclease ZC3H12C isoform X1, with translation MSHEKELFISVPRSCIGDFYSKYLNLVETFYCVTLCEAPSIVKDRPEYVFFKVIFNLNPADGSFNPRELIGRIQKYVESSLGWAGERGEDSSYDSECEDESAHRAASRTPSDTLAAEFAEYVTLAPLPQPNQAKIEFAVKLGYSERLARIALQRLGPDPPRNELLAELIKLAAKQPPRTLSPPPPTDPDPPPDREQLRQIVIDGSNVAMSHGNKEVFSCRGIEICVDWFRARGHKDIIVFVPKWRKEASRPDNPVADRDALERLERDRVLVYTPSRLVGGKRLVCYDDRYILRLAADTDGIVVSNDNYRDLAAENPEFRKVVEERLLMYSFVNDRFMPPDDPLGRSGPTLDAFLRAPPSRADPPPACPYGRKCTYGNKCKFHHPERAGRPHKSVAEKLSERAARALRARDLHTVSLPPGGRPADSKRPLARAHSAAPRLADAALATHFERAQLQLPGPSQPPPDANPHRKLARQLTLNPASDPRLPHAAAARVASAPAGAAGAALAQLSPCASEGALQHWDARRRMHFHLAGIFPEAQVAEAMAAYPEETDAQTMCAIILARYRPSEARLPRQPPH, from the exons ATGTCTCACGAAAAAGAGCTATTTATTTCGGTACCTCGTTCTTGTATTGGTGATTTTTACAGCAAATATCTTAATTTGGTAGAAACTTTTTACTGTGTCACATTATGTGAGGCTCCAAGCATCGTAAAAGATAGACCTGAATACGTGTTCTTCAAAGTCATATTTAACTTGAATCCAGCTGACGGAAGCTTTAACCCACGCGAATTAATTGGACGTATACAG aaATATGTGGAGTCATCACTGGGCTGGGCAGGCGAACGTGGGGAAGACTCGAGTTACGATTCGGAGTGTGAAGACGAGAGCGCGCACCGCGCCGCCTCCCGCACGCCGTCCGACACTCTAGCGGCGGAGTTCGCTGAATATGTGACGCTTGCGCCGTTGCCGCAGCCAAAccag GCGAAGATCGAGTTTGCTGTGAAGTTGGGTTATTCTGAACGACTAGCAAGGATAGCTTTACAAAGGCTGGGACCTGATCCCCCCAGGAATGAATTATTGGCGGAGCTCATCAAACTGGCCGCTAAGCAGCCGCCAAGAACACTTTCTCCGCCGCCACCAACTGACCCTGACCCACCGCCCGATAGGGAACAACTTCGCCAAATCGTCATAGATGGCAGCAATGTCGCGATGAG CCATGGCAACAAAGAGGTGTTTTCGTGCCGAGGAATAGAAATTTGCGTTGACTGGTTCCGGGCCCGCGGGCATAAAGACATCATAGTTTTTGTACCAAAATGGCGCAAGGAGGCCTCACGACCAGACAACCCGGTCGCCGACCGAGACGCGCTCGAGAGACTCGAACGAGACAGAGTATTAGTATACACTCCGAGTCGCCTCGTCGGGGGCAAGAGGCTGGTTTGCTACGACGACAGGTACATCCTCCGACTCGCCGCCGACACTGACGGTATTGTCGTGTCCAACGATAACTACAGAGACCTCGCAGCCGAGAATCCGGAATTCCGCAAAGTGGTCGAGGAACGACTCCTCATGTATTCCTTCGTCAACGATAGATTCATGCCGCCCGACGACCCACTGGGACGATCGGGGCCAACACTCGACGCATTTTTACGCGCACCACCGTCTCGCGCCGATCCTCCCCCGGCGTGCCCCTACGGACGGAAATGTACGTACGGCAACAAATGCAAGTTCCACCATCCCGAGCGCGCCGGGCGCCCGCACAAGTCCGTGGCCGAGAAGTTGTCCGAaagggcggcgcgggcgctgAGGGCTCGCGATTTGCACACCGTCAGTTTGCCGCCGGGCGGACGTCCGGCGGACTCCAAGCGGCCGCTGGCGCGGGCGCACTCGGCCGCGCCGCGCCTGGCCGACGCCGCGCTCGCCACCCACTTCGAGCGCGCGCAGCTGCAGCTGCCCGGGCCGTCGCAGCCGCCGCCGGACGCCAACCCGCACCGCAAGCTGGCGCGCCAGCTGACGCTGAACCCGGCCAGCGACCCGCGGCTGCCGcacgcggcggcggcgcgcgtgGCGTCGGCGCCGGCgggggcggcgggcgcggcgctcGCGCAGCTGTCCCCGTGCGCGTCCGAGGGCGCGCTGCAGCACTGGGACGCGCGCCGCCGCATGCATTTCCACCTCGCCGGCATATTCCCCGAAGCTCAAGTCGCGGAAGCGATGGCGGCCTACCCTGAGGAGACGGACGCCCAAACCATGTGCGCGATAATTCTTGCGAGATACAGGCCGAGCGAGGCGAGGCTGCCCCGCCAACCGCCGCACTGA